Below is a window of Methanocaldococcus jannaschii DSM 2661 DNA.
CCTTAATTCAGAGCACTCCCAAATATATGACCCTGCTGAAAAATAATCAATAATACTATTGATAATGTTCAGCTTTAAGTTGTTACATAGTCTTATCAAATCTGGAGCATTTATTTTGAAGAAAATTTTAAGAAATTTGGCAATAACCTCTTTATCACTCTTGTCAAATATCACATCTACCTCTATCTTTGCCGCTTTTAAATTTTTATTGTGTAAATATATTTCCAAATCTACTGCTGATATTTTCTCATTTATAATGTTTCTTAGTAATTTTAAAACCCTAAATAAGTTTGTTTTTCCTACATTATTGGGGCCGAAGATTGTAACAACATCCCCATCCTCAAATGTTATTTTAAAATCATCAAATGATAGTAAATTCTTAGCGGCTATTGACTTTATTTTCATAAATTTCACCATACTATTTAATTTTAGGATAATGCTCTCCGTGTAATTGCTAAATATCGTTTATAACCAACATTTATGTTTTAAATTTATTTCACTATAATTTAGTTGTGTTCTAATGGTATTTAAATTCTATGTTATTATTATATGGTTTTTATAGTATCGATTTCTGAATATCAAATTAAACCGAAAACCTTAAAATAGTATTATGGCTAATAAAGGTAGCGAGTATTTAATAAAAAGAGTCTTTATGGTGATAGAAATGGTTAAAATATTCTACGATAAGGATGTAACCTTTGACGCAGTTAAAGACAAAACAATAGCAGTTATTGGTTATGGAAGTCAAGGAAGAGCTCAAGCTTTAAATATGAAGGATAGTGGTTTAAATGTTATAGTTGGTTTGAGACCAAATGGAGCATCATGGAACAAGGCAATTAAAGATGGACACAAAGTTATGACAATTGAGGAAGCAGCAGAGAAAGCAGATATCATCCACATATTAATCCCAGATGAAGTCCAGCCAGCAGTTTATAAAAAGCAGATTGAGCCTTACTTAACAGAAGGAAAAACAATAAGCTTCTCACATGGATACAACATCCACTATGGATTTATAAGACCTCCAGAGAATGTTAATATAACAATGGTAGCTCCAAAATCACCAGGGGCAATGGTTAGAAAAACATATGAAGAAGGATTTGGAGTTCCAGGATTGGTTGCTGTTGAGAGAGATTATACAGGAGATGCTTTACAAATTGCTTTGGGAATGGCTAAAGGTATTGGATTAACAAAAGTTGGAGTAATACAAACAACTTTTAGAGAAGAAACAGAAACAGATTTATTTGGAGAGCAAGTAGTTTTGTGTGGAGGAGTTACCGAGTTAATTAAAGCTGCGTTTGAAACATTAGTTGAAGCTGGTTACGCTCCAGAGATGGCATACTTTGAAACATGCCATGAGTTAAAGCTAATAGTTGATTTAATCTATCAAAAGGGATTACAGGGAATGTGGGAGAACGTCTCAAACACTGCTGAATATGGAGGTTTAACAAGAAGGGCAAGAGTTATAAATGAGGAGTCAAGAAAGGCAATGAAAGAGATTTTAAAAGAGATACAAGATGGAAGATTTGCAAAAGAATGGAGCTTAGAAAGAGAAGCTGGCTTCCCACACTTGAATGCTTTAAGAAGATTAGAGAAAGAGCATTTAATTGAGAAGGTTGGAAAAGAGTTAAGAAAGATGTGTGGCTTGGAGAAGGAATAATTTTTAATCTCTTTTTTATTTTATTAATTTAAAAATGTCTTTTACATTATTAAAATATCAATAGGTTAAACTCCACTTCCAGAATGGAACAATCTCTATCAGATGTTCTTTATCATCAACTGTTATTTTTTCGAATCCTTCATCGTTGTAAGTGATAATTTTTAAATTGACATTATCAAGTTTTAAATCTTTTATTGCCTTTTCATAAGCTTTGATTTCTCTTTCTTTATTGGTCTCATTTAATTCATAGCATACTTGAATTAACTCCTTATTTTCTCCAAATATTAAAAAATCAACCTCATAGTTTTTCCTTTTGACATAAAACAGATTCTCATTCTCAACAAAACCTCTCCTTCTCAACTCCAAAAATACAAGGTTTTCCAAAATTCTTCCTTTATTTTTGCTAAAACTTAAGGAGAAGTTCCACATTCCGTCAATAACATAGAGTTTTGAGTAGGATATTGTCTTAGTCTTATAAGAGAAATTATTTAATAAAAATATTAGATAGGCATCACTAAAATACTCTAAATAGTTGTAAATGCACTCTCTACTTATTTTTGTATTAAATTCTTTGAGTAAATTGGCAATCTTTTTAATAGAAATCTCATTAGCAAATAAATTTATTAAAATGTTCCTTAAAACTTTAATTTCCTTTATATTTCTAATGCTATGCCTCTCAACAACATCCCTATAAAATATGCCGTCCAAATATTCTTTAAGAATTTCTTTTTTAATGTTTTCATCATCTATTAAAGTTATTTCTGGAAAACCACCAAATTTAATGAATTCGTTTAGATACTTCAGCAACTCTGCCTTTTCAATTGTGGAATACCTCTTCTTAACATTAAAATTCTTAAATTTCAAAAATTCCTTAAAGTTTAATGGTAATATTTCAGTTTTTAAATTTCTTCCTCTCAAAGAAGTGGCAATTTCTTTTGATAATAATTTAGAAGATGAACCAGTTATAAAAATGTTGAAACCACTATCATTTAGCCTTCTAACAAATTTATCCCAATTATCAACACTCTGAATCTCATCAAAAAATAGGTTTTTTGTGTTTTTTATAGACAATGCAATCTTTAAGAGTTCATTTAACTCATCTAAAGCTATATTTATTAATCTTTCATCCTCAAAATTTATATAGATGAAATCATCCTTAAAATGCTTGTTTATAATTTGAAATAAGAAATATGTCTTTCCTCCTCTCCTCACACCATAGATAACCTTTATTTTGTTAGGGATGAGTTTTATTTCAATATCTCTATTAATTACCTTTGCTTTCTTTGCAATCTCTAAGTTGTCTAATATAACTTCTTCAAATAGTATCTTTTTGTCTATCATACTTGACACTCTTAATATTTTTATGTCTAATATATTAGACAAAGTATTTAAATCTTCTCTTTACAATATCCGACAATAAACATAATGCATTTCAACAAAATCAAAAACTTTATATAATATTGACATTTTATTTTTATTTTGTGATTAATATGGAGAAAGTAGCAATATACATTATAGGAGATATTGTTTTAGCTGAAAATACTGGAAAAGCTCTAAAAAAATGGAGGAATTTATTCAACATCCAGCAGATTGAGTTAGCTAAATACTTAAACGTTTCTCCATCCGTTATAAGTGATTATGAAGTTGGAAGAAGAAAAAACCCAGGAGTGAATATTATAAAAAAGTATGTTTTGGCATTAATAGAAATAGATAAGGAGAAGGGAGGACAAACAATAAAAGCATTAAAAAGAATTTTAGATAAAAGCCCTTCAATGAAGGCAATTTTATCAATAAAAGAGTATGAAAACCCAATAACCCTTAATGAATTTGTAAATATTATTGATGGAGAAATTGCCGTTGGAGATAACTCAGACACTCCAATATATGGGCATACAGTTGTTGATAGTATAAAGGCAATATTAGAGATGACAGGAGATGATTTCTATCATTTATACGGATGGACTACTGAAAGAGCTTTAATATTCACAAACGTCTCTACTGGAAGAAGCCCAATGGTTGCTGTTAGAGTCAGCATAATGAAGCCAAGAGTTGTTGTTTTGCAGGGAATAAATAAAGACAAGATAGACAGCTTAGCTTTAAAATTAGCTGAGATTGATAACATCCCACTAATAACAACCCATTTAGATACTAAAGAACTTATAAAAAGACTAAATGAGATAAAATAAGGGGGAAATTATGGCGGGTATTGTTGGTTATGGAGCATACATCCCAAAATATAGGATAAAAGTTGAAGAAATAGCAAGAGTATGGAACAAAGACCCGGAATCAATAAAAAAAGGACTTTTGGTATATGAGAAAGCAGTTCCAAGCTTGGATGAAGACACTGCAACTATTGCAGTTGAAGCAGCAAGAAATGCATTAAAAAGAGCTGAAATAGACCCAAAAGACATTGGAGCTGTTTATGTTGGGAGTGAAAGCCACCCTTATGCAGTTAAACCAACTGCTACAATAGTTGCTGAGGCTATAGATGCAACTCCAGACTTAACTGCAGCGGATTTAGAGTTTGCTTGCAAAGCTGGAACAGCAGGAATTCAGATGTGTATGGGATTGGTTGAGAGCGGCTTAATCAAATACGGATTAGCTATTGGGGCAGATACTGCCCAAGGAGCTCCAGGAGATGCTTTGGAATACACGGCAGCAGCTGGAGGAGCTGCCTATATAATAGGAAAATCAAACGTTATAGCTGAATTCAACGGCACTTATTCATACACAACAGACACCCCAGACTTCTGGAGGAGAGAAGGAAAGCCATATCCAAGACATGGAGGAAGATTTACAGGAGAGCCAGCATACTTTAGACATGTAATTAATGCTGCTAAAGGATTGATGGAAAAAATGGGAACAAAGCCAGAAGATTATGATTACTGCGTATTCCACCAACCAAACGGAAAATTCTATATTAGGGTAGCTAAGATTTTGGGCTTTAAGGAAGAGCAATATAAAATAGGGCTATTAACCCCTTATATTGGAAACACTTACTCAGGAGCTGTTCCTTTAGGGTTATCAAATGTCTTAGATAATTGTGAAGGTGGAGAGAGAATTTTAGCAGTCTCCTATGGAAGTGGGGCTGGAAGTGATGCCTTCGACATAACAGTAACTGATAGAATAAATAAAGTCAAAGACAAAGCTCCAAAAACAGCCTATTACTTAGAGAGGAAAGAATATATCGACTATGCAATATATGCCAAATTTAGAAAGAAAATTAAGATGTGAGCAAAGTTTTTGGAATTCTGCTATATGGTTCTTATGCAAAGAATGAATACACAAAAAGGAGTGATATTGATATATGCTTAGTAGGGGTTGATAGAAATACATACTTAGAAATCTTAGGAAAATTGGGAAATAAATATGACATAAAAATCTTTGAAGAACTTCCTTTGTATATAAAAATGGAGATTATAAAAAATCATAAAGTAATTTTTGGAGATGAATTAGAACTTTCAGAGCATTTCTACAAATTTAGAAAGATTTGGAGGGATATGGAAAAGAGGATTAGAGAAAATCAGTTCAACAGTGTTAGAGAAAAGGTTATGTTGAGGAGGAGATTTAATGCAAAGAAAGAAGAGATACTTGGATAAGCTTGAAAAGTTTGGGGAAGAATATTACTTCATAAAAGAACATGAAATAAGGGATGAGATTACAAAAAGGGCTTTATTATATTTCTCTTCAAGTATGTGTTGATATTACTATGGACGTTGTAGCAATGCTCGTTAAAGACATTGGGTTGAATGTTGAAGATGATTATACAAACATTAAGAAACTTTTGAAGCATGATGTTATTACAAAAGATGAAGCTACTCTACTAAAACAATATAACAGGCTTAGAAACGCTATTGTCCATAAATACGATAAATTAAACTTAGAAGTTGTAAAAGAAGGTTTAAAAAGAATTGATGAACTCTATGAAATCGCATACGAAAGTATGCGAGTAATGAAATGCGAAGCATTTCATCTGATAATAATTAAACTCATTGAATTCTATGAAAAGGTGGAAGAATGAGAGATGTTGCCATTATCGGCTATGGACAGACAAAGTTTGGCGAGCTATGGGAAAGAAGTTTTAGAAGCTTGATTGTTGAGGCTGGTGTTAAGGCAGTTGAAGCTGCAGGTATAGATGGGAAGGATATAGATGAGATGTATGTTGGAAACATGAGTGCTGGTTTGTTTGTTGGACAGGAGCATATAGCCTCTTTAATAGCTGAGCATGCTGGTTTAAACCCAATTCCTTCAACAAGGGTTGAAGCTGCTTGTGCATCTGGTAGCTTAGCTTTAAGACAAGCTGTTTTAAATGTAGCGAGCGGGGCAAGTGATGTTGTTTTAGTTGGTGGAGTAGAAAAGATGACTGATGTTGTTGATGCAACCTCTGCAATATCATCAGCTTCAGACCAAGAATGGGAGGCTTTGTTTGGAGCTACTTTTCCTTCACTGTATGCTATGATGGCTCAGAGGTATATGTATGAGTATGGCTTAACTTTAGAGGAGTTATCAATGTGGAGCGTTATCATGCATGAAAACGCCTCAAAAAATAGATATGCACAATTCCCATTTAAGGTTACATTGGAGCAGGTTCTCAACTCCTCACCAGTTGCTGAGCCTTTAAGATTACTACATTGCTCACCAGTTTCAGATGGTGCTGCTGCCCTTATAGTATGTGAAGCAGAAAAGGCTAAAGAATTTGTAAATAAAGATGATATCATCTACATCAAAGCAAGTGTTCAAGCATCAGATACAATTGCATTACACAGCAGAGAGAGCATAACAAGCTTAAAAGCTGCTAAAGTTGCAAGTGAAAAAGCATATAAAATGGCAAATATAGAACCAAAGGATGTGGATGTCGCTGAAGTTCATGACTGCTTTGCTATAAATGGTTTAATATTGATGGAGGAACTTGGTTTCTGTAAAAAGGGAGAGGCTGGAAAGATAGTTTATGATAAAAAGATAGCTATTGATTATGATGGCTTCCCAGCAGTAAATCCAAGTGGAGGGCTGAAAGCTGCTGGACATGCATTAGGGGCTACCGGTATAAGGCAGGTTGGAGAGATTTACTGGCAGTTAAAGCAGGATAAGGAGGTTAAAGATAGGCAGGTAGAGATTAAAAATGGCTATGGAATTACTGTAAATGTCGGAGGGACTGGAGGGACTGTATGCATCCATATATTGTCTGATAAGAGATAATTAGAGGATATTTATGGATAAAATTAAAAAGGAAGTGCTTACTATAGTAATTGGAAGCATTGGATTTGTGGTATTGGATTTTATTATTTGGTATTATCTATTTGATGGATTAACTGTATTTTTGTTGATTTCTGCAATAATATTTGCTTGTTTGTTTGTAATAGGGTTTATAATATATGACAAAACTAAACTAAATATCCCTTATCTACCTACCATTTAATAAAAATAGGAAGGATGAGCTAAATGGATAAGTTCTGCCCATTTATTAAAGATATTTGCAAAAAAGATAAGTGTGTAATGTGGGTTGGGGGAGAGTGTAGGCTAATTATGCTCATTGACCTCTACATATCATCAAAAATTTATGAGCTTTATGGGTATGAAAATGGAACCTTGGAAGTTGAAGATGTAGATGAGGATGAAGCGAGTTAAATGGTGAAAATATGTGTAGTTGCAATCTCTACTTTAATGGAGAGTTGGTTATGGAAGATGTTATGATTGTTGAGAAAAAAGGAGATAAAGTTATAGCCATTGATTTATTTGGTGATAAAAAAGAATTTGTTGGAGAGATTAAAAAGATTGATTTGAATGAGAATAAGATATTTATAGAGGGATAAATTCGGAAATGCCTTCCTATATTAATAGTAGCTAAGCTAAGAGGCATCACCGAGCGTAGCGAGGTGATGCATCCATTTTGATCAACCTTTTTAGAAAAGGTTGATGGGAATAAAATATTTATTGAGGGATAAAATGGTTGTCAGAAGTTGGAGACATATTAAAGAAAGATACTGTCTAATTGGAGTTAGATGTAAAAATTGCGGAACTGTTTATTTCCCTTCAAGAGAGATATGTCCAAAGTGTAGAAGAAAAACAGAGTTTGAAGAGATAAAATTAAGTGGAAAAGGAAAGGTTTATACATACTCAGTTGTCCATGTAGCTCCAAAGGATTTTGAAAAACAAGCTCCTTATGTGATAGCAATCATTGAGTTAGAGGAAGGAGCGAGAATTACAGGACAAATTGTAGATTGCAAGCCAGAAGATGTTTATATAGGCATGCAAGTTGAGGCAGTATTTAGAAGAATTAAAGAAGATGGAGATGATGGAGTTATAACTTATGGTTATAAATTTAAGCCAATTGAGAATTAATTTATTTTATTTTGTGGGATTATGAAATTTCTATTTTCAAAGACAAAGATTGAAATTTTAAAAAAATTGAATGAAAGGAATTATACTATCTCTGAATTATCAAAAATTTTAGGAAAATCAAAATCAACGATAAGTGAGCATTTAAACGCTTTATATGAAATGGGTTTGGTTGATAAAGAAAACTATAGCAAGTGGGTTTATTATAAAATAACAAACAAAGGAAAGAAGGTTTTAGAGAACTTAGAAGCATTGATTTTAATGGTCAGCAGTATTTTTGCACTAATTGGTTTGTGGATCTACTATATATTCAAACAAATAAAATACCAAGCAAGAGAAGTTGTTTTATCAAAAACAGTTGTTGAAAGGGGTATTTATACAACTTACAAAGGTTCAACAACTTTTCAGAAAGAGCCGCTATTTTTAATTTTTTTAATTATCTCTACTTTTTTAATAATCTTTATAGTTTATTTAGTTTATAAAATTATTCGGAGATAACCGAACGATTTAGAAATCATTATATAGTATCTTTTTTAGATATATAAATGAATTAGCTTTTTAAATATTCTTAGGTGATATAATGAAAATTAAGGCAGTTGCAATATTTTTATCATTATTAATGATTATATCATTATTTTCTGGATGCGTTGAAAATGAAAAGCCTATAAAAGAAGGAAGTAATGATTTCAAATTAATTCCTGTTAATTCCAAATCAAATTTTGAAGAATTTAAAAATACCGTTGAAAATTCAATAGGAAACTACATCTACGTTGGACATAGTTATGCAAGTAGAGAAGTGCAGATAACCTCAACTGTTAAATCTTCTAATGTAGAAACCTCAACTGAGCCAGAAAGATTTTCAAAAACCAATGTTCAAGTTAAAGGAGTTGATGAAGCAGATATATTAAAAACAAATGGGAACATTATTGCCTTCTCTCAAAATAAGATTTATTTAATTAAGCCCCTTCCTCCAAAATATGCTAAAATAATAAAAAACATATCTGAATGTGGTTATCTTTACTTAACAAACAATACACTAATAGTTATAAGTTGGAATAAAATAACCTCCTATAATGTCTCAAATCCAGAAATGCCAAAAATAATTTGGCAAATGGATTTAAATGGAAGTTATGTTGATTCAAGGTTGTATAATGGAACGTTATATTTAGTAGTTAGAAAAAACTCTATAGATTGCCCAATTGTATGGAACAATTATAAAATTGGCTATGATAAATACTACATTCCAGAACTTCCCCCAATATACAGTATGGACTTTGATACAACATATATTATTAGCAGAATAAATATAAAAAGTGGAAAAGTTGAAAACTCAATTGCAATTGTTGGAAATTATAAAACAACCCTATACATGTCAAAGAACAACTTATACTTTGCCTATAATCTAAAAATTAATGAGAAGAAATTAATGCTTAACTTTTTAAATGAAAGTGCAGATAAATACTTCCCAACAGAAGTGGCAGATAAAATAAAGAGAGTTATTGAAAATG
It encodes the following:
- the ilvC gene encoding ketol-acid reductoisomerase; translation: MVKIFYDKDVTFDAVKDKTIAVIGYGSQGRAQALNMKDSGLNVIVGLRPNGASWNKAIKDGHKVMTIEEAAEKADIIHILIPDEVQPAVYKKQIEPYLTEGKTISFSHGYNIHYGFIRPPENVNITMVAPKSPGAMVRKTYEEGFGVPGLVAVERDYTGDALQIALGMAKGIGLTKVGVIQTTFREETETDLFGEQVVLCGGVTELIKAAFETLVEAGYAPEMAYFETCHELKLIVDLIYQKGLQGMWENVSNTAEYGGLTRRARVINEESRKAMKEILKEIQDGRFAKEWSLEREAGFPHLNALRRLEKEHLIEKVGKELRKMCGLEKE
- a CDS encoding ATP-binding protein encodes the protein MIDKKILFEEVILDNLEIAKKAKVINRDIEIKLIPNKIKVIYGVRRGGKTYFLFQIINKHFKDDFIYINFEDERLINIALDELNELLKIALSIKNTKNLFFDEIQSVDNWDKFVRRLNDSGFNIFITGSSSKLLSKEIATSLRGRNLKTEILPLNFKEFLKFKNFNVKKRYSTIEKAELLKYLNEFIKFGGFPEITLIDDENIKKEILKEYLDGIFYRDVVERHSIRNIKEIKVLRNILINLFANEISIKKIANLLKEFNTKISRECIYNYLEYFSDAYLIFLLNNFSYKTKTISYSKLYVIDGMWNFSLSFSKNKGRILENLVFLELRRRGFVENENLFYVKRKNYEVDFLIFGENKELIQVCYELNETNKEREIKAYEKAIKDLKLDNVNLKIITYNDEGFEKITVDDKEHLIEIVPFWKWSLTY
- a CDS encoding helix-turn-helix domain-containing protein — encoded protein: MEKVAIYIIGDIVLAENTGKALKKWRNLFNIQQIELAKYLNVSPSVISDYEVGRRKNPGVNIIKKYVLALIEIDKEKGGQTIKALKRILDKSPSMKAILSIKEYENPITLNEFVNIIDGEIAVGDNSDTPIYGHTVVDSIKAILEMTGDDFYHLYGWTTERALIFTNVSTGRSPMVAVRVSIMKPRVVVLQGINKDKIDSLALKLAEIDNIPLITTHLDTKELIKRLNEIK
- a CDS encoding hydroxymethylglutaryl-CoA synthase, encoding MAGIVGYGAYIPKYRIKVEEIARVWNKDPESIKKGLLVYEKAVPSLDEDTATIAVEAARNALKRAEIDPKDIGAVYVGSESHPYAVKPTATIVAEAIDATPDLTAADLEFACKAGTAGIQMCMGLVESGLIKYGLAIGADTAQGAPGDALEYTAAAGGAAYIIGKSNVIAEFNGTYSYTTDTPDFWRREGKPYPRHGGRFTGEPAYFRHVINAAKGLMEKMGTKPEDYDYCVFHQPNGKFYIRVAKILGFKEEQYKIGLLTPYIGNTYSGAVPLGLSNVLDNCEGGERILAVSYGSGAGSDAFDITVTDRINKVKDKAPKTAYYLERKEYIDYAIYAKFRKKIKM
- a CDS encoding nucleotidyltransferase domain-containing protein; the protein is MSKVFGILLYGSYAKNEYTKRSDIDICLVGVDRNTYLEILGKLGNKYDIKIFEELPLYIKMEIIKNHKVIFGDELELSEHFYKFRKIWRDMEKRIRENQFNSVREKVMLRRRFNAKKEEILG
- a CDS encoding HepT-like ribonuclease domain-containing protein, whose amino-acid sequence is MDVVAMLVKDIGLNVEDDYTNIKKLLKHDVITKDEATLLKQYNRLRNAIVHKYDKLNLEVVKEGLKRIDELYEIAYESMRVMKCEAFHLIIIKLIEFYEKVEE
- a CDS encoding thiolase domain-containing protein gives rise to the protein MRDVAIIGYGQTKFGELWERSFRSLIVEAGVKAVEAAGIDGKDIDEMYVGNMSAGLFVGQEHIASLIAEHAGLNPIPSTRVEAACASGSLALRQAVLNVASGASDVVLVGGVEKMTDVVDATSAISSASDQEWEALFGATFPSLYAMMAQRYMYEYGLTLEELSMWSVIMHENASKNRYAQFPFKVTLEQVLNSSPVAEPLRLLHCSPVSDGAAALIVCEAEKAKEFVNKDDIIYIKASVQASDTIALHSRESITSLKAAKVASEKAYKMANIEPKDVDVAEVHDCFAINGLILMEELGFCKKGEAGKIVYDKKIAIDYDGFPAVNPSGGLKAAGHALGATGIRQVGEIYWQLKQDKEVKDRQVEIKNGYGITVNVGGTGGTVCIHILSDKR
- a CDS encoding CooT family nickel-binding protein; the protein is MCSCNLYFNGELVMEDVMIVEKKGDKVIAIDLFGDKKEFVGEIKKIDLNENKIFIEG
- a CDS encoding Zn-ribbon domain-containing OB-fold protein, with amino-acid sequence MVVRSWRHIKERYCLIGVRCKNCGTVYFPSREICPKCRRKTEFEEIKLSGKGKVYTYSVVHVAPKDFEKQAPYVIAIIELEEGARITGQIVDCKPEDVYIGMQVEAVFRRIKEDGDDGVITYGYKFKPIEN
- a CDS encoding winged helix-turn-helix domain-containing protein, whose translation is MKFLFSKTKIEILKKLNERNYTISELSKILGKSKSTISEHLNALYEMGLVDKENYSKWVYYKITNKGKKVLENLEALILMVSSIFALIGLWIYYIFKQIKYQAREVVLSKTVVERGIYTTYKGSTTFQKEPLFLIFLIISTFLIIFIVYLVYKIIRR